A genomic stretch from Thalassophryne amazonica chromosome 18, fThaAma1.1, whole genome shotgun sequence includes:
- the LOC117531248 gene encoding leukocyte cell-derived chemotaxin-2-like isoform X4, which produces MSKEILLIAALLAVLCVCDAVRFGQLCSGNPNNSRRTSDKWGAGHYNARRGNRLHKGLDIRCNDGSTVYAPFDVTLKGRVIVYKDPKKAAINNGINLQGQGLCFKLFYMKPDKISGTVKKGQRIGTMLPMQSVYPGITSHIHVQMCNKSNPTPYF; this is translated from the exons CTGTCTTGTGCGTGTGCGATGCTGTCAGGTTTGGGCAGCTCTGCAGTGGAAACCCAAACAACAGCAGGAGGACAAGTGACAAATGGGGTGCGGGACACTATAATGCAAGACG GGGGAATAGACTGCATAAAGGTCTGGACATCAGGTGCAACGATGGATCGACTGTCTACGCGCCGTTTGACGTGACACTCAAGGGAAGAGTCATCGTTTACAAGGACCCCAAGAAGGCAGCCATCAACAACGGCATCAACCTCCAAGGACAAG GTTTATGCTTCAAGCTGTTCTACATGAAGCCTGATAAAATCTCTGGAACTGTGAAAAAGGGCCAGCGGATCGGCACCATGCTGCCGATGCAGAGCGTTTACCCGGGAATCACCTCCCACATCCATGTCCAGATGTGCAACAAGTCCAATCCCACACCCTACTTCTAA